The proteins below are encoded in one region of Nitrospira lenta:
- a CDS encoding class GN sortase codes for MNPIRPTPRALTGLMVCLLAIGGWQIGEGSWIYAKAGLAQHLLQRTWSRTLAGETGAKPWPWADTWPVARLMVPSLHIDQIVLEGAYGRTLAFGPGHVESAGVIGSSGITILTGHRDTHFRFLKRLRLNDVIELDQPTGIRRRYRVAETRIADSRSASIGIAQGQAQLVLITCYPFDAIQAGGPLRYVVTAVPDDEPSSDRSVL; via the coding sequence ATGAATCCGATCCGACCTACTCCCCGCGCGCTGACTGGGCTGATGGTGTGCCTCCTCGCTATCGGAGGTTGGCAGATCGGGGAAGGGTCGTGGATTTATGCGAAGGCCGGGCTCGCGCAGCACTTGCTGCAGCGGACCTGGTCCCGCACGCTCGCCGGGGAAACCGGCGCGAAGCCCTGGCCCTGGGCCGACACCTGGCCGGTAGCGCGGTTGATGGTTCCCTCGCTGCATATCGATCAGATTGTTCTGGAAGGCGCCTATGGAAGAACGCTGGCTTTCGGTCCTGGCCATGTCGAATCGGCAGGGGTGATCGGCTCGTCAGGCATCACCATCCTGACCGGCCATCGCGATACTCATTTCAGATTTCTGAAACGATTGCGGCTGAACGATGTGATTGAGCTGGACCAGCCGACCGGCATCCGCCGGCGCTATCGGGTAGCGGAGACGCGTATTGCCGACTCGCGCAGCGCGTCGATCGGCATCGCGCAGGGCCAGGCTCAACTCGTGCTGATCACGTGCTATCCCTTCGATGCCATCCAAGCCGGCGGGCCGCTGCGCTATGTGGTCACGGCTGTGCCTGATGATGAGCCATCGTCAGACCGGTCAGTCCTCTAA
- a CDS encoding caspase family protein codes for MQRRSTAACFRAAIGLLLMGISLSTWTACAWFKRADGLAGITPIALSPALHVPSSLAATTLTYQNACGAPATIQIGSPLVAALQQKMGRVFQRVSLDPAGSPDGVIDVAVGFKQIDLAIPRRIKKSYPVTVTVGLDVAYLAGDGSTLWTKKLQSSGLGEVEVQETTCDVMGLEPVIKEAVDLVAEGVAKQISDSTKIREYAEAKPSRGPSLAPASATQPVAAPDIAAVPARSMEPAASTSLERLPAAQSATAVLSNQTGEASAVLTFRVLLRDDNRDHMLQPDEPLTIDVEVKNEGRTEAQGVEVVVEGAGVLTDRFPSPMAVGDVLPGEIKRVTVTKPMTGAKESLRGELLFGLRSVSPLAQIPPVKKFTVLVRPGLADGALSAIDVDLPPNGTAALKQPKAVVVAIGVGRYRDPQVPSVKFAARDAEVMAAYLQSIAGLSADRVRILTDGHALKQDFAEAFEEWLPKRVDSNTVVYIYIAGRALVDGVTGAVSLVPYDGTTLSMSRVYSLRRLQESLARLPIQRAILMFDVSLEHAAGAEPATGAAPVWEIGAADASAKMMWMIGNNGLQEARAFEAGRHGLFTYQLLRGLQGPADLDRDGTVVAGELCAFARGEVARLTSEQIGNSQQPVCLPAPGQGALVRIHPMAKGNNPKPVLPVKKEASGRGEGAPSSSAGVGPGQ; via the coding sequence ATGCAACGACGATCTACAGCGGCGTGTTTTCGTGCTGCCATCGGGCTCCTCCTCATGGGGATTTCGCTGAGCACATGGACGGCCTGCGCTTGGTTCAAGCGTGCCGATGGTTTGGCGGGGATTACGCCAATCGCGCTTTCGCCGGCCTTGCACGTGCCGTCTTCGCTGGCCGCGACGACCCTTACCTACCAAAACGCGTGCGGGGCGCCGGCCACCATCCAGATCGGCAGTCCCTTAGTGGCGGCCCTTCAGCAGAAAATGGGCCGCGTGTTTCAGCGCGTCTCATTGGATCCTGCCGGGTCGCCGGACGGGGTGATCGACGTCGCGGTCGGGTTCAAGCAGATCGATCTGGCGATTCCCCGGCGCATCAAGAAATCCTATCCTGTAACAGTCACCGTCGGCCTCGACGTTGCGTATCTGGCCGGCGATGGCTCGACATTGTGGACGAAGAAGCTGCAAAGCTCCGGTCTCGGCGAAGTTGAAGTGCAGGAGACCACGTGCGATGTGATGGGGCTGGAACCGGTAATCAAGGAGGCGGTCGATCTGGTGGCTGAAGGCGTGGCCAAACAGATCAGCGACTCGACTAAGATTCGTGAATATGCCGAGGCCAAGCCAAGCCGCGGACCGTCCCTCGCACCGGCTTCCGCCACGCAGCCCGTTGCCGCTCCCGATATCGCGGCTGTGCCGGCACGATCCATGGAGCCGGCGGCGTCGACATCGCTAGAAAGGCTGCCCGCTGCTCAGAGTGCGACGGCGGTCCTGTCGAATCAAACGGGAGAGGCTTCGGCGGTACTCACCTTCCGGGTCCTTCTGCGGGATGACAACCGGGATCACATGCTCCAGCCGGATGAGCCGTTGACGATCGATGTAGAAGTGAAGAATGAAGGGCGCACGGAGGCGCAAGGCGTGGAGGTTGTGGTGGAAGGGGCCGGGGTCCTGACCGACCGGTTTCCGTCACCCATGGCCGTCGGCGATGTCCTGCCGGGAGAAATCAAGCGCGTGACCGTAACGAAGCCGATGACCGGGGCGAAAGAGTCGCTGCGCGGGGAATTGCTATTCGGCCTGCGTTCCGTCTCGCCTCTGGCCCAGATCCCGCCGGTGAAGAAGTTCACGGTCCTCGTCAGGCCGGGGCTGGCGGACGGGGCTCTGTCCGCGATCGATGTCGATCTGCCGCCGAATGGAACGGCGGCGCTCAAGCAACCGAAAGCGGTCGTGGTCGCCATTGGGGTGGGCCGGTATCGTGATCCTCAAGTGCCGTCCGTGAAATTTGCGGCGCGGGACGCCGAGGTCATGGCCGCCTATCTTCAATCCATTGCCGGGCTGTCCGCCGACCGCGTGCGTATCCTGACCGACGGACATGCGCTCAAACAGGACTTTGCCGAGGCGTTCGAAGAGTGGCTGCCGAAGCGTGTCGATTCCAACACCGTCGTCTACATCTATATAGCCGGGCGGGCGCTGGTAGACGGCGTGACCGGCGCGGTCTCGCTGGTGCCGTATGACGGTACGACCCTGTCGATGAGCCGCGTGTATTCTCTTCGCCGATTGCAAGAATCACTGGCGCGTCTGCCGATTCAGCGGGCCATTCTCATGTTCGATGTCTCCTTGGAACATGCAGCCGGAGCCGAACCGGCGACCGGCGCGGCTCCGGTATGGGAGATCGGCGCGGCGGACGCGAGCGCCAAAATGATGTGGATGATTGGAAACAATGGACTTCAAGAGGCTCGGGCCTTTGAGGCGGGCCGGCACGGACTGTTCACCTATCAGTTGCTGCGGGGACTGCAAGGACCGGCCGATCTCGACCGCGACGGGACGGTGGTGGCGGGCGAGCTCTGCGCCTTTGCCCGCGGAGAAGTGGCCCGCTTGACGAGTGAGCAGATCGGGAATAGTCAGCAGCCGGTCTGTCTGCCGGCTCCCGGTCAAGGGGCCTTGGTTCGGATCCATCCAATGGCAAAAGGAAACAATCCGAAACCGGTACTGCCGGTCAAGAAAGAGGCCTCCGGACGAGGAGAGGGGGCCCCGTCATCGTCGGCGGGAGTCGGGCCAGGTCAATAA
- a CDS encoding ethylbenzene dehydrogenase-related protein, giving the protein MIPANQIRQWVNGVGAVAVTALILSGAAPGLAEEGESESVSVSAPMVKGTLPVDDPNAAIWSTAKPAKFPMSPQVHWPNRILETTVKDVSVRALHDGTQVAVLLEYADPTEDPDDAAAIEFMVGDKKAHFAHGQPMSQVEGGPVNIWFWKNKDKKGVDMNAMGFGTLKVQTHQDVKATGAFSNGTWKVVFTRPLATEHADEDTQLVPGGFINIAFAVWDGRKDGSGDLVEKGSQKAVSSWWYFRAEAPPDYSGYYYAAFAAALALGFQFVLIRKLKKGQAA; this is encoded by the coding sequence ATGATACCGGCGAATCAGATCAGACAATGGGTGAACGGAGTCGGAGCGGTCGCAGTGACGGCTCTCATTCTGTCCGGGGCAGCTCCTGGCTTGGCGGAAGAAGGCGAAAGCGAAAGCGTATCCGTGAGCGCGCCGATGGTCAAGGGAACGCTTCCCGTCGATGATCCCAATGCAGCCATCTGGAGCACGGCCAAGCCGGCGAAATTCCCGATGTCTCCGCAGGTTCATTGGCCCAATCGCATTCTGGAAACCACCGTCAAGGATGTTTCTGTGCGGGCGCTGCACGACGGCACGCAGGTGGCCGTGTTGCTGGAATACGCCGATCCGACGGAAGACCCTGATGATGCCGCGGCCATCGAATTCATGGTCGGCGATAAGAAAGCCCACTTTGCCCACGGTCAGCCGATGTCTCAAGTGGAAGGCGGCCCGGTCAATATCTGGTTCTGGAAGAATAAGGATAAGAAGGGCGTGGATATGAACGCCATGGGATTTGGGACGTTGAAGGTCCAAACCCATCAAGACGTGAAAGCCACCGGCGCCTTTTCAAACGGAACGTGGAAAGTGGTCTTTACCAGACCGCTCGCCACGGAGCATGCCGACGAGGATACGCAGCTGGTTCCTGGCGGTTTCATCAACATTGCCTTTGCGGTTTGGGACGGGCGTAAAGACGGCTCGGGGGACCTGGTCGAGAAGGGCTCTCAGAAGGCCGTTTCGTCCTGGTGGTATTTCCGCGCTGAAGCGCCGCCGGACTATTCCGGGTACTACTATGCGGCCTTCGCGGCGGCCCTGGCGTTGGGATTCCAGTTTGTCCTGATCAGAAAATTGAAGAAAGGACAGGCAGCATGA
- a CDS encoding c-type cytochrome — translation MKAARVQVIGAVAGLIGIWAMTAGGCANEQQKKGHELYAHYCMHCHGESGRQNEGFNWSSMPDPKPKDLSNKSEMSTFKDEDIFNTISRDMKDTSPGGDKIGDDDFAVPTMPTFKYTLSEDEVWAIVGYVRTLHGMKLEFKVEERKKELADALKTAQESFDQSKQTFEAAEKKASDEAEQKSEATKKDVEVDEASYAKEQAAMVAAKKTLDAAQVMLNNFNTRPGKGLNIARPDMTMTAEQAAQQAEIGKRLYQNKYGCNGCHSLDGEGGKVGPALDRAGFRLNSTWVYRWLKNPQAMKAETRMPALGLSDADAKAVSMYLNTMRAPKAEEPAAEKPAS, via the coding sequence ATGAAGGCGGCAAGGGTACAAGTCATAGGAGCGGTCGCCGGCCTGATTGGAATCTGGGCCATGACCGCAGGCGGCTGCGCCAATGAGCAGCAGAAGAAGGGGCATGAATTGTATGCCCACTACTGCATGCATTGTCACGGCGAGAGCGGCCGGCAGAACGAAGGGTTCAATTGGTCGTCCATGCCGGACCCCAAGCCTAAAGACCTTTCGAACAAGTCTGAAATGAGCACCTTCAAGGACGAGGATATCTTCAACACGATCTCCCGCGATATGAAGGACACCAGCCCGGGGGGAGATAAGATCGGCGACGACGATTTCGCCGTGCCGACCATGCCCACGTTCAAGTACACGCTTTCCGAGGATGAAGTTTGGGCGATCGTCGGCTATGTGCGGACCTTGCACGGCATGAAGCTGGAATTCAAGGTTGAAGAGCGCAAGAAAGAACTGGCCGATGCACTCAAGACGGCCCAGGAGAGTTTCGACCAGTCCAAGCAGACCTTTGAAGCCGCCGAAAAGAAAGCCAGCGACGAGGCTGAACAGAAAAGTGAAGCGACGAAGAAGGATGTGGAAGTGGATGAAGCGTCCTATGCGAAAGAACAGGCAGCGATGGTTGCCGCCAAGAAGACGCTCGATGCCGCGCAAGTCATGCTCAATAATTTCAACACGCGCCCGGGCAAAGGGCTGAACATCGCCCGTCCGGACATGACGATGACGGCAGAACAAGCCGCGCAACAGGCGGAGATTGGCAAGCGTCTCTATCAGAATAAGTATGGATGTAACGGGTGCCACAGCCTGGATGGCGAAGGCGGCAAGGTCGGTCCGGCTTTGGATCGCGCGGGCTTCCGGCTGAACTCGACCTGGGTCTATCGCTGGCTCAAAAATCCACAGGCGATGAAGGCCGAGACCAGGATGCCGGCGTTGGGTCTCAGTGACGCAGACGCCAAAGCGGTGAGCATGTATCTGAACACCATGCGCGCCCCGAAGGCCGAAGAGCCGGCCGCAGAGAAGCCGGCGAGCTGA
- a CDS encoding marine proteobacterial sortase target protein has product MTRHLLLRATLALFLSLGAGSLSLAPACGNELEQSDQTISLNEVKGGRLLFKTAQPGRFLPAPTLKTDVRISVTGLIARATVSQEFLNPSLEKDAWAEGVYVFPLPETAAVDHLRMKIGERIIEGQIKEKAEAKKVYEQAKQEGKRASLVEQERPNIFTTSVANIGPGERITVEIEYQETIRYDQGAFSLRFPMVVGPRYIPGTAMVMEDQPPGNGWSLDTDRVPDASRITPPVQHPNAGPINPVSLNIDLAPGFPLGKLESPYHQVLTIAEPDGRQHITLREDAVPADRDFVLTWKPTAGQAPTLSVFREQRGNEQYAFLMAMPPIGSDHQPTTVARETIFVIDTSGSMSGTSIEQARAALLLALNRLTAQDRFNVIQFNSVTHVLFSQAQPVTPQTLRKALHYVDNLKANGGTEILPALKMALKGSAPTSHLRQVIFLTDGQVGNEDELFEIIRTQLGTSRLFTIGIGSAPNSHFMRKAAEFGRGTFTHIGSTSEVQAQMDAIFRKLERPVLTDLRIDGIDDRVEMFPPRIPDLYEGEPVVVVLKGPALPETVTVQGLIGSAPWTTSITLKHRDPREGLSVFWARQKIAALMDQQRYNQDEAATKQAVLDVALPHHLVSKYTSLIAVDVTPVRPADKLLQTHAMKTNLPDGQDYQAIFGLPQTATSGQLQILLGLATLLAAWLTWNVRACRKRIA; this is encoded by the coding sequence GGGAATGAACTGGAACAATCGGACCAGACCATTTCGTTGAATGAAGTGAAAGGCGGTAGGCTGCTCTTCAAGACGGCTCAGCCTGGCCGCTTTCTTCCCGCCCCTACACTTAAGACCGACGTCCGCATCTCCGTCACCGGGCTCATCGCCCGCGCCACCGTCTCACAGGAATTTTTGAACCCGAGCTTGGAGAAAGACGCCTGGGCCGAGGGGGTCTATGTGTTCCCCCTTCCTGAAACCGCCGCGGTCGATCATCTCCGCATGAAGATCGGCGAGCGGATCATCGAAGGCCAGATCAAGGAAAAGGCGGAGGCCAAGAAGGTCTATGAGCAGGCGAAGCAGGAGGGCAAACGGGCCAGCCTGGTCGAGCAGGAACGGCCGAACATCTTTACAACCTCCGTGGCCAACATCGGCCCCGGCGAGCGGATCACGGTCGAAATCGAATATCAGGAAACGATCCGTTACGACCAGGGCGCTTTCTCGCTGCGGTTCCCCATGGTCGTCGGCCCTCGCTACATCCCCGGCACCGCGATGGTGATGGAGGATCAACCGCCCGGCAACGGCTGGTCACTCGATACAGATCGCGTGCCGGATGCCTCAAGGATCACTCCGCCAGTGCAACATCCGAACGCAGGACCGATTAACCCGGTCAGCTTGAACATCGATCTCGCTCCAGGCTTTCCTCTCGGCAAGCTTGAGTCGCCCTATCACCAGGTTCTCACCATCGCCGAACCGGATGGCCGGCAGCACATCACGCTGCGCGAAGATGCGGTCCCCGCCGATCGGGACTTCGTGCTCACCTGGAAACCAACGGCAGGTCAGGCTCCCACCCTCTCCGTCTTTCGCGAACAGCGCGGCAATGAGCAGTACGCCTTCCTGATGGCGATGCCTCCGATTGGCTCGGATCATCAGCCGACAACCGTGGCCCGTGAAACGATCTTTGTCATCGACACCTCTGGGTCCATGTCAGGCACCTCGATCGAGCAGGCTAGGGCCGCGCTGCTGCTCGCCCTGAATCGCCTGACCGCGCAAGATCGCTTCAACGTGATTCAATTCAACAGCGTCACCCATGTGCTGTTTTCCCAAGCCCAGCCGGTTACGCCACAGACCCTGCGCAAAGCCCTGCACTATGTCGACAACTTGAAAGCCAACGGAGGAACGGAGATTCTCCCCGCGTTGAAGATGGCCTTGAAAGGCAGCGCGCCGACCTCTCACCTGCGGCAAGTGATCTTTCTGACGGATGGGCAGGTCGGCAACGAAGACGAGTTGTTCGAGATTATTCGCACCCAGCTCGGCACGAGCCGCCTCTTCACCATCGGTATCGGCTCGGCCCCGAACAGCCACTTCATGCGGAAGGCCGCCGAGTTCGGACGCGGCACCTTCACCCATATCGGCAGCACCAGCGAAGTGCAGGCTCAGATGGATGCCATCTTCCGCAAGCTGGAACGGCCGGTACTGACCGATCTCCGCATCGACGGGATCGACGATCGAGTCGAGATGTTTCCCCCGCGTATCCCCGACCTCTACGAGGGCGAGCCGGTTGTCGTCGTACTGAAGGGGCCTGCGCTTCCGGAGACCGTCACGGTCCAGGGCCTGATCGGGTCCGCTCCATGGACAACGTCGATCACACTGAAGCACCGTGACCCTCGTGAAGGATTGTCCGTCTTCTGGGCGCGGCAGAAGATTGCAGCCTTGATGGATCAACAGCGCTATAACCAGGACGAGGCCGCGACGAAACAGGCCGTGCTCGATGTGGCGCTACCCCATCACCTCGTCAGCAAATACACCAGTCTGATCGCCGTGGATGTGACGCCGGTGCGCCCGGCTGACAAGCTGCTCCAGACTCATGCGATGAAAACGAATCTGCCGGACGGGCAGGACTATCAGGCGATCTTCGGCCTGCCTCAGACCGCCACGAGCGGGCAACTCCAGATTCTGCTGGGACTCGCCACGCTGCTGGCGGCCTGGTTGACGTGGAACGTGCGGGCATGCAGGAAACGCATCGCATGA
- the ubiA gene encoding 4-hydroxybenzoate octaprenyltransferase: MREHPTERPTSSDSIPWDAGLRLIRFRNQTGTALLLLPTCWALVLAERGFPSPRLLMIFIAGSFLMRSAGVVLNDLADQSFDRRVARTTTRPLASGELTRRQAFVILAILLLPAAGLLWLLNPLTLWLSPIALALAALYPFSKRVLHIPQAMLGLAFGWGTIMAWAAARGTLEPTAWTVFAATIAWAIAYDTIYAIQDLEDDRRIGVKSSALFFGSSLWLAVGLMLGVMLVLLLAAGLQTGIGWPYFLMLGAVSVFFAMQTGTLRGVVTPPQAFRMFQAHVWVGLAIFVGLIAGFLA; this comes from the coding sequence ATGCGCGAGCATCCGACAGAGAGGCCGACCTCGTCCGACTCGATTCCATGGGACGCCGGGCTGCGATTGATCCGTTTTCGCAATCAAACCGGCACAGCCCTCTTATTGCTGCCGACCTGCTGGGCGCTGGTCCTGGCCGAGCGCGGATTTCCTTCGCCGCGCCTGCTTATGATTTTCATCGCCGGCTCATTCCTCATGCGCAGCGCCGGTGTGGTGCTGAACGATCTCGCCGATCAATCGTTCGATCGCCGGGTTGCGAGGACAACAACCCGTCCGCTGGCATCTGGAGAATTGACGAGACGGCAAGCCTTCGTCATTCTGGCGATCCTCCTACTTCCGGCGGCCGGTCTCTTGTGGCTGCTCAATCCGCTGACCCTATGGCTCTCACCGATTGCGCTGGCCTTGGCCGCACTGTACCCCTTTTCCAAACGCGTGCTGCATATTCCCCAGGCGATGCTCGGGCTGGCGTTCGGCTGGGGCACCATCATGGCCTGGGCGGCCGCCAGGGGAACGCTCGAACCGACTGCGTGGACCGTCTTTGCCGCTACCATTGCCTGGGCAATTGCCTACGACACCATTTATGCCATTCAAGATCTGGAAGATGATCGGCGCATCGGCGTGAAATCGTCCGCGCTGTTCTTCGGCTCATCCCTCTGGCTCGCGGTCGGTCTGATGCTGGGCGTGATGCTGGTGCTGTTACTGGCAGCAGGCCTGCAGACCGGAATCGGCTGGCCCTACTTTCTGATGCTGGGCGCTGTGAGTGTATTTTTCGCGATGCAGACTGGAACCCTGCGCGGAGTGGTCACCCCGCCGCAGGCATTCCGAATGTTTCAGGCTCACGTGTGGGTCGGGCTGGCGATCTTTGTCGGACTGATCGCAGGATTTCTCGCGTAA
- a CDS encoding efflux RND transporter permease subunit has protein sequence MIDKVIGFALTQRLFVCFAGLVLLFGGLYAFHVLDVVAYPDPSPPMIEVITQYSGWSAEQMERAITLPIEIALQGMPGLTDIRSLSIFGLSDVKVYFDFGTEYFRDRQEVLNRLQTITLPQNVQPAISPWSAIAEIFRYEVIGPGKSLTDLKTIQDWQIRREFKRVPGVIDVSTYGGTTKEYHVDLDPGALLGFNVSLDQVIQGLTQNNADVGGNYLTMGAQSFNVRGMGLMRDLDDIADTVVTEKDGTPIFVRNLGNTSVGYRVRLGKVGIDERDDVVEGVILLQRGEKALPVLDRVHKKMQELNERRLPAGVQLKTFYDRTVLIHTTIETVIDVLIAGVLLVSVILYVFIGHLRTAVIVALTVPVALLFTFGIMVLRGESANLISLGAIDFGIIVDSTLIMVESIFYHISHKRSQGLTVPMHVMRAAREVGRPIFFATTIIVVAFLPLFTMTGVPGKIFAPMSMTYGLALTGALLMAFTLAPALCTLLITDKVEERDTWIVAWIKGHYLVVLRWALNHEWLVIGCAGVALAVAIVTVPFVGGEFMPALEEGNIWMRATMPVDISFEQAAQLATDVRLIFRKYPEVIDVASQLGRPDDGTDPTSFFNAEFLVTLKPSKEWRAAVPTKHALIEEIEKELAAIPGVNFNFSQAIQDNVQEAMSGVKGENAIKLYGNDLQQLEAEAAKIETIMKEVPGVKDLGTFHLMGQPNLIIEVNRKECARYGLQVGDVNDVIQAAIGGQAVTQVYEGEKWFDLVVRFLPEYRRDIDTIGRILISTPDGARIPIKQLATISEKTGAFIVYRENNERYIPIKFSVRGRDLESTVMDAQQRIAEQVTLPEGFRTEWHGEYDQLQEEKLRLAKIVPITLLIIFLLVYFVLHSMRDAVLVLIAVPFSLVGGILALALTGTHFSISAAVGFISLFGVAVQGALILISRIQDLVHEGHPMDEAIMQSAEVRLRPVLMTSLAAAIGLLPAAVATGIGSQSQQPLARVVVGGMLTSAVLILVVLPILYRLWHRRRDSELED, from the coding sequence ATGATCGATAAAGTGATCGGCTTTGCGCTGACCCAGCGCTTGTTTGTCTGCTTCGCCGGGCTGGTCTTGCTGTTCGGAGGGCTCTACGCGTTCCACGTGCTGGATGTCGTGGCCTATCCGGATCCGTCTCCGCCCATGATCGAGGTCATCACCCAGTACAGCGGATGGTCGGCCGAGCAAATGGAGCGGGCCATCACCCTGCCGATCGAAATCGCGCTTCAGGGTATGCCGGGTCTCACCGATATCCGTTCCCTCTCCATCTTTGGGCTGAGCGACGTCAAAGTGTATTTCGATTTTGGGACGGAATATTTTCGAGACCGGCAAGAAGTCCTCAACCGGTTGCAGACGATCACGCTGCCGCAGAACGTCCAGCCGGCAATCTCGCCTTGGTCGGCCATTGCCGAAATCTTTCGCTACGAAGTAATCGGACCGGGCAAGAGCCTGACCGATCTGAAGACCATTCAGGACTGGCAGATCCGGCGGGAATTCAAGCGGGTGCCGGGCGTGATCGATGTCAGCACCTACGGCGGCACGACCAAGGAGTATCACGTCGACCTCGATCCGGGAGCCCTCTTGGGATTCAACGTGTCGCTGGATCAGGTCATTCAAGGACTCACGCAAAACAATGCCGATGTGGGCGGCAACTATCTCACGATGGGCGCCCAGAGCTTCAATGTGCGCGGCATGGGCTTGATGCGCGATCTCGACGACATCGCCGACACCGTCGTGACGGAGAAGGACGGCACGCCGATCTTCGTGCGCAATCTCGGCAACACCAGCGTGGGCTATCGCGTCCGCTTGGGGAAAGTCGGGATCGATGAACGGGATGATGTGGTGGAAGGCGTCATCCTGTTGCAACGCGGAGAGAAAGCCCTGCCGGTCCTCGACCGTGTCCATAAGAAGATGCAGGAATTGAACGAACGCCGGTTGCCGGCCGGGGTGCAGCTGAAGACCTTTTACGACCGGACGGTCCTGATCCACACCACCATTGAAACCGTCATCGACGTGCTCATCGCCGGGGTGCTGTTGGTGTCCGTGATTCTCTATGTGTTCATCGGGCACTTGCGCACGGCCGTGATCGTGGCGCTCACCGTGCCGGTTGCCCTGCTGTTTACGTTCGGGATCATGGTGCTGCGCGGGGAGTCGGCGAATCTGATTTCGCTCGGCGCGATCGACTTCGGCATCATCGTCGATTCGACGCTTATCATGGTGGAGAGTATTTTCTATCACATCTCGCACAAGCGCTCGCAGGGGCTGACCGTGCCGATGCACGTGATGCGGGCGGCGCGTGAGGTCGGCCGGCCGATCTTTTTTGCGACGACGATCATCGTGGTGGCGTTCCTGCCGCTGTTCACCATGACCGGCGTGCCGGGCAAGATCTTCGCGCCCATGTCGATGACCTATGGCCTGGCGCTCACCGGCGCACTGCTGATGGCCTTCACCCTGGCGCCCGCGCTCTGCACCTTGCTGATAACCGACAAGGTGGAAGAGCGGGATACCTGGATCGTGGCCTGGATCAAGGGGCACTATCTGGTCGTGCTCCGCTGGGCACTCAATCATGAGTGGCTGGTCATCGGGTGTGCCGGTGTCGCGCTGGCGGTGGCGATCGTCACCGTACCGTTCGTCGGCGGAGAGTTCATGCCGGCGTTGGAGGAGGGGAATATCTGGATGCGGGCGACCATGCCGGTCGATATTTCATTCGAGCAGGCGGCCCAGTTGGCCACGGATGTGCGGCTGATCTTCCGCAAGTATCCCGAGGTGATCGACGTGGCCTCGCAGTTGGGCCGCCCCGACGACGGCACCGACCCGACCAGCTTCTTCAATGCCGAGTTCCTGGTCACGCTCAAACCTTCCAAAGAATGGCGCGCGGCGGTTCCCACCAAACATGCATTGATTGAGGAAATTGAAAAGGAGCTGGCGGCGATTCCCGGGGTCAACTTCAATTTCTCCCAGGCGATTCAGGATAACGTTCAGGAGGCGATGTCAGGCGTCAAAGGTGAAAATGCGATCAAGCTGTACGGAAACGATCTTCAGCAGCTGGAAGCCGAAGCCGCCAAAATTGAAACAATTATGAAAGAGGTGCCCGGGGTGAAGGACCTCGGGACATTTCATCTCATGGGGCAGCCGAATCTGATCATCGAGGTGAATCGCAAGGAGTGCGCGCGGTACGGGTTGCAGGTCGGCGATGTGAACGACGTGATTCAAGCCGCCATCGGCGGGCAGGCCGTGACGCAGGTGTATGAGGGGGAAAAGTGGTTCGACCTGGTCGTGCGGTTCCTGCCGGAATACCGGCGTGACATCGATACGATCGGGCGCATTCTGATCAGCACGCCGGACGGGGCGCGAATTCCCATCAAACAGCTCGCGACGATTTCTGAGAAAACCGGCGCGTTCATCGTCTATCGAGAAAACAACGAGCGCTATATTCCGATTAAGTTCAGTGTGCGCGGGCGCGATCTGGAAAGCACCGTGATGGATGCGCAACAGCGCATCGCCGAGCAGGTCACACTGCCGGAAGGGTTTCGAACCGAATGGCATGGGGAATACGATCAACTGCAGGAAGAGAAGCTGCGATTGGCCAAGATCGTGCCGATCACGCTGCTGATCATCTTCCTGCTGGTCTATTTCGTGCTGCACTCGATGCGGGATGCCGTGCTGGTATTGATTGCGGTGCCCTTTTCACTGGTCGGCGGGATTCTGGCGCTGGCGCTGACCGGTACGCATTTCAGCATTTCCGCCGCGGTGGGCTTTATCTCGCTCTTTGGCGTAGCGGTGCAGGGGGCGCTGATTCTGATCAGCCGCATTCAAGACCTTGTCCATGAGGGGCATCCGATGGACGAGGCGATCATGCAAAGCGCCGAAGTACGGCTCCGTCCGGTGTTGATGACGTCCCTCGCCGCCGCCATCGGATTGCTGCCTGCGGCGGTGGCGACGGGGATCGGCTCGCAATCGCAACAGCCCCTCGCTCGCGTCGTCGTGGGAGGCATGCTGACCTCGGCCGTGCTGATTCTCGTGGTGTTACCGATTTTGTATCGTCTCTGGCATCGCAGGCGGGATTCAGAGTTAGAGGACTGA